A single region of the Streptomyces sp. NBC_01262 genome encodes:
- a CDS encoding TetR/AcrR family transcriptional regulator translates to MATETPTPRRTPAGAAVLRDDVTEAIRAAVFAELAAVGYGRMSIEGIARRAGVGKAAVYRRWSSKLPLVLDVVSAVATLGLPTPDTGSLLGDVRMLLGVCARALKHPVAAQIIADLLAEASRNPDIAVTLQDALRSTQRGIADIVVRRAVDRGELPVGTDLDLALDLITGPLYWRVAVMRTPVPKGYLDRLAAGTVAALGAA, encoded by the coding sequence ATGGCAACGGAGACCCCAACCCCACGTCGCACCCCGGCTGGCGCCGCCGTGCTGCGCGACGACGTGACCGAGGCCATCCGCGCCGCCGTCTTCGCGGAGCTCGCCGCCGTCGGCTACGGCCGGATGTCGATCGAGGGCATCGCCCGCCGCGCGGGCGTCGGCAAGGCCGCCGTCTACCGCCGCTGGAGCTCCAAGCTGCCGCTCGTCCTCGACGTCGTGTCCGCCGTCGCGACCCTCGGCCTGCCCACCCCCGACACCGGCAGCCTGCTGGGCGACGTGCGCATGCTGCTCGGGGTCTGCGCCCGCGCCCTCAAGCACCCGGTCGCCGCGCAGATCATCGCCGACCTGCTCGCGGAGGCCTCCCGCAACCCCGACATCGCGGTGACCCTCCAGGACGCCCTGCGCAGCACCCAGCGCGGCATCGCCGACATCGTCGTGCGCAGGGCCGTCGACCGCGGCGAGCTCCCCGTCGGCACGGATCTCGACCTCGCCCTCGACCTCATCACCGGCCCGCTCTACTGGCGGGTGGCCGTGATGCGCACCCCTGTACCCAAGGGCTACCTGGACCGGCTCGCGGCCGGCACGGTGGCCGCCCTGGGGGCGGCGTAG
- a CDS encoding DUF805 domain-containing protein has protein sequence MSHSGHAYALALLMPFFAVTTRRLHDNGRSGVYALLYLVPVIGSLVLIVLLVREGDPGTNRYGDDPKLTPGDGPRGSYAYQG, from the coding sequence GTGAGCCACTCCGGTCACGCCTACGCGCTCGCGCTGCTCATGCCCTTCTTCGCCGTGACCACCCGCAGGCTCCACGACAACGGCCGCTCCGGGGTGTACGCACTGCTGTACCTGGTCCCCGTCATCGGGTCGCTCGTTCTGATCGTCCTCCTGGTCCGTGAAGGGGATCCGGGCACCAACCGCTACGGCGACGACCCCAAGCTCACCCCCGGAGACGGACCGCGCGGGTCCTACGCCTACCAGGGGTGA